A single genomic interval of Novosphingobium ginsenosidimutans harbors:
- a CDS encoding GumC family protein, giving the protein MNDQPILRDIQPTNSVDLHDEPEVFQAMTRGTFDLRYIAAAIRSNLLLISAIITVVLGAALVATLLDTPRYTANTTIQINDSSDRVIGENDDQTAQESNFYDVDRFLKTQTDILRSRGLAQRVALKLKLQGRPEFYTAMESKSPGAGASPEAMRNQVVGLLLGNLKVNLPRDSRIVTISFESADPGMSAEIANAFATEFIQSNLQRKFDSSSYAREFVSNQLAEAKQRVEQAERDLNDYSRSTGLIRTGDAAGETGEAAAGGSVTAASLLQLNQAANQATAERVAAEGRWRAISSVPLLSSREVLGNATVSGLMTDRATTQAELQRELSKHLEDYPTVREKRAQLARLDAELQSAAQSVRNSIRAEMLAAQGTEQALMAKLESLKGETLREQDKTVQYGLLKREADTNRTLYDGLLKRYNELNATAGISSSNVSIIDTAEQPSAPTSPNMFKNMLLALLVGVGLAALTLFVKDQLDDAIRVPEDIEAKLRLPLLGVVPKATGRDPDSEMGDPKSPISEAYNSLRAALLYSTSVGLPQVMLVTSAQSAEGKTTTSFAIAASLARMGRKVALIDADLRRPSIHRRFGLPNNRGLTDLLTSGDPVESAILATPQENLFVIASGPIPPSPTELVSSPRMEHLIQELARSHDVVVIDSPPILGLADAPALSALADGVIFVVESERGRRGSLKTALRRLRAMRPILLGAVLTKFDPTRSGNRYSEYYGYQYYTYEQSNREPD; this is encoded by the coding sequence ATGAACGATCAACCGATCTTGCGCGATATCCAGCCGACCAATTCCGTCGACTTGCACGACGAGCCGGAAGTCTTCCAGGCGATGACGCGCGGGACGTTTGACCTGCGCTACATCGCCGCCGCAATCCGCAGCAACCTGCTGCTGATCAGCGCGATCATCACTGTCGTGCTGGGAGCTGCGCTGGTGGCGACGCTGCTCGATACGCCGCGTTATACCGCCAACACGACGATCCAGATCAACGACAGCAGCGATCGCGTGATCGGCGAGAACGATGACCAGACCGCTCAGGAATCGAACTTCTACGACGTTGACCGCTTCCTGAAGACGCAGACCGACATTCTGCGCAGCCGCGGCCTGGCCCAGCGGGTGGCACTGAAGCTCAAGCTCCAGGGCCGTCCGGAATTCTACACCGCAATGGAATCGAAATCGCCAGGTGCCGGAGCCAGCCCAGAGGCGATGCGCAACCAGGTGGTGGGCCTGCTGCTGGGCAACCTGAAGGTCAATCTGCCGCGCGATTCGCGGATCGTTACGATCTCGTTCGAAAGTGCCGACCCGGGCATGTCTGCCGAAATCGCCAATGCCTTCGCCACCGAATTCATCCAGTCCAATCTGCAGCGCAAGTTTGACAGTTCATCTTATGCCCGTGAATTCGTGTCCAACCAGCTGGCCGAAGCCAAGCAGCGCGTTGAACAGGCCGAACGCGATCTCAATGACTATTCACGCAGCACCGGGTTGATCCGGACCGGCGACGCTGCGGGCGAAACGGGTGAGGCAGCAGCGGGCGGATCGGTTACCGCAGCAAGCCTGTTGCAGCTCAATCAGGCCGCCAACCAGGCCACGGCTGAGCGGGTTGCGGCCGAAGGGCGCTGGCGGGCGATCTCATCGGTCCCCCTTCTGTCCAGCCGCGAAGTGCTGGGCAATGCGACTGTCTCGGGCCTGATGACCGATCGGGCAACGACCCAGGCCGAGCTGCAGCGCGAACTGTCCAAGCACCTGGAGGACTATCCGACTGTGCGCGAAAAACGCGCCCAGCTTGCCCGGCTTGATGCGGAGTTGCAATCGGCCGCCCAATCGGTGCGCAATTCGATTCGGGCAGAGATGCTGGCTGCGCAGGGAACCGAACAGGCGCTTATGGCCAAGCTTGAAAGCCTCAAGGGTGAAACCCTGCGTGAGCAGGACAAGACCGTGCAGTATGGCCTGCTGAAGCGCGAAGCTGATACCAACCGCACACTCTATGACGGGCTGCTGAAGCGGTACAACGAGCTTAACGCTACCGCTGGAATCTCGTCGAGCAATGTCTCCATCATCGACACTGCCGAGCAGCCCTCCGCCCCGACCTCGCCCAACATGTTCAAGAACATGCTGCTGGCGCTGCTGGTTGGCGTTGGCCTCGCCGCGCTCACGCTGTTCGTCAAGGATCAGCTCGACGACGCGATCAGGGTGCCGGAAGACATCGAAGCAAAGCTGCGTTTGCCTTTGCTGGGCGTGGTGCCAAAGGCCACAGGGCGCGATCCTGACAGCGAGATGGGCGATCCAAAGTCGCCCATTTCCGAAGCATACAACTCGCTGCGGGCTGCTCTGCTCTATTCGACCTCGGTCGGCCTGCCGCAGGTCATGTTGGTCACTTCGGCCCAGTCGGCCGAGGGCAAGACCACGACCAGCTTCGCAATCGCCGCCAGCCTTGCGCGGATGGGGCGCAAGGTCGCGCTGATCGATGCCGACTTGCGGCGCCCTTCGATCCACCGCCGCTTTGGCCTGCCAAACAACCGCGGCCTGACCGACCTGCTAACCTCGGGCGATCCGGTCGAAAGCGCAATCCTCGCCACGCCGCAGGAGAACCTGTTCGTAATCGCTTCGGGCCCGATCCCGCCCAGCCCAACCGAGCTGGTCTCTTCGCCGCGGATGGAACACCTCATACAGGAACTGGCCCGCAGCCATGACGTGGTGGTGATCGACAGCCCGCCGATCCTGGGCCTGGCCGATGCCCCGGCACTTTCGGCGCTGGCCGACGGGGTGATCTTCGTGGTCGAAAGCGAACGCGGCCGCCGTGGTTCGCTGAAAACTGCACTGCGCCGCCTGCGAGCGATGCGGCCGATCCTGCTTGGTGCGGTCCTGACCAAGTTCGATCCGACCCGCTCGGGCAACCGCTACTCCGAATACTACGGCTATCAGTATTACACCTACGAACAAAGCAACCGGGAGCCCGATTAG
- a CDS encoding O-antigen ligase family protein produces MNHSGAFSHDRALTWLAFVYVLAQLTLGGGGTPAPLMELACQLLAAVALICWVALRGPDHLRDSTPLWWVIGLVAIVPALQLIPLPPALWQALPGRDLLRESLALVGAEQSWWPLSVAPQRTLDGLLALLPPLLALAMAASLSSDGRQLLLKAIAGFALLSVAVGAAQLASAGKGALAFYVGSDPGVLGGFQANRNAQVDVLLIGLTALIGAWYEQAGRSRAMLATVGALALVLLLGAFLTGSRTGIALIPFALAWCLFLVRAELSSQTSLFRLRNLALAGAIGMGLAAAAWQTRPVQQVLLRFGFNGEYRPDIWRDTLFAIEQYWPIGSGVGTFTRVIGPAERLEAIGPVLPNRAHSEYLELLLEGGLPLALAWAAAAALVALALARALRAAGGAARAQAAFSAGTLTVVSLHSLVDYPFRSMALASLVGVAAAFVLVPPARSGNLRS; encoded by the coding sequence ATGAACCACTCCGGCGCGTTCAGCCATGACCGGGCGCTAACCTGGCTGGCTTTCGTCTATGTTCTGGCGCAGCTGACCCTTGGCGGCGGCGGCACTCCGGCGCCGCTGATGGAACTTGCGTGCCAGCTCCTCGCGGCCGTGGCGCTGATCTGCTGGGTCGCCTTGCGCGGACCGGACCATTTGCGGGACAGCACGCCACTGTGGTGGGTCATCGGTCTGGTCGCAATCGTTCCGGCCCTGCAGCTGATCCCGCTTCCCCCGGCGCTCTGGCAGGCTTTGCCTGGCCGGGACCTGCTCCGCGAAAGTCTGGCGCTGGTCGGGGCGGAACAATCGTGGTGGCCGCTCTCGGTCGCGCCGCAGCGGACGCTCGATGGTCTGCTGGCCTTGCTGCCACCCCTGCTAGCCCTGGCCATGGCCGCAAGCCTTTCCAGCGACGGCCGGCAGTTGCTGCTCAAGGCCATTGCCGGGTTTGCCTTGCTGTCCGTCGCGGTTGGCGCTGCGCAGCTGGCCTCAGCCGGCAAGGGAGCCCTGGCGTTCTATGTCGGCAGCGATCCCGGCGTGCTGGGCGGGTTCCAGGCCAATCGCAATGCCCAGGTCGATGTTCTGCTGATCGGCCTGACGGCGTTGATCGGCGCCTGGTACGAGCAAGCCGGACGGAGCCGTGCCATGCTGGCGACGGTGGGCGCGCTGGCGCTTGTGCTGCTGCTGGGCGCTTTTCTCACCGGCTCGCGTACTGGCATTGCCCTGATCCCGTTCGCATTGGCCTGGTGCCTGTTCCTGGTGCGCGCAGAGCTGTCCAGCCAGACCTCGCTATTCCGGCTCCGCAACCTCGCCCTTGCCGGGGCTATCGGCATGGGCCTGGCCGCTGCGGCCTGGCAGACCCGTCCGGTCCAGCAGGTGCTGCTGCGCTTTGGCTTCAACGGCGAATATCGCCCCGATATCTGGCGGGATACGCTGTTCGCGATCGAACAGTACTGGCCGATCGGCAGCGGTGTTGGAACCTTTACCCGCGTGATCGGCCCGGCTGAACGGCTGGAGGCAATTGGCCCGGTTCTGCCCAACCGCGCTCACAGCGAATATCTTGAGCTGCTGCTCGAAGGCGGACTGCCACTGGCACTCGCCTGGGCCGCAGCGGCCGCGCTGGTAGCGCTGGCCCTGGCACGCGCGCTGCGCGCAGCAGGCGGGGCGGCGCGAGCTCAGGCCGCGTTCAGCGCTGGCACGTTAACTGTTGTAAGTCTTCATTCGCTTGTTGATTATCCGTTCCGTTCCATGGCATTGGCAAGCTTGGTCGGGGTAGCGGCAGCTTTCGTGCTGGTGCCGCCTGCAAGGTCGGGAAACCTGAGGTCATGA
- the holA gene encoding DNA polymerase III subunit delta: MKATQKDFKSIAPRAVREARVFFLCGQDDAGIQDAAQFLIAALPDPGERIELAGSDLRKDPVRLGDEARSNSLFGGNRHILVRASGDEAHDAIETMLQGESEPCPVIVMATSATDKSRTAKLLAGRPDALVAMFYPPDLRSVSNAVRDMAGAAGLNLSGDLSERIARAAALDTRIAASEVNKIALYLDATPLAPRTADAATLDAIGARTEDDGLMPLVNAVLSGEVQRLPGELRRMRELGLNPVGLLLAVERRAAQLAQLAAKLGRSGDIERFVEAETAARRIFFKDKSDILRQLQKWRGPRLTRLVDKLVGLHRALLTNSQQAELLLAQGLTEIARVAAPRK; the protein is encoded by the coding sequence GTGAAGGCCACCCAGAAGGATTTCAAGTCGATTGCCCCGCGCGCGGTGCGCGAAGCCCGGGTGTTCTTCCTGTGCGGGCAGGACGACGCCGGTATCCAGGATGCGGCCCAGTTCCTGATTGCCGCGCTGCCCGATCCGGGTGAGCGGATCGAACTTGCCGGTTCGGACCTGCGCAAGGACCCGGTACGCCTGGGCGACGAGGCCCGGTCCAACTCCCTATTCGGCGGCAATCGCCACATCCTGGTCCGCGCCAGCGGCGACGAGGCCCATGACGCGATCGAAACCATGCTGCAGGGCGAGAGCGAGCCCTGTCCGGTAATCGTCATGGCGACGAGCGCGACCGACAAGTCCCGCACCGCCAAGTTGCTGGCAGGTAGACCCGATGCCCTGGTCGCGATGTTTTACCCGCCCGACCTGCGCAGCGTCAGCAACGCCGTCCGCGACATGGCCGGGGCTGCCGGGCTGAACCTGAGCGGCGATCTGTCCGAACGGATCGCCCGGGCCGCTGCACTCGACACCCGGATCGCCGCGAGCGAGGTCAACAAGATCGCTCTTTACCTTGATGCCACGCCGCTTGCGCCGCGTACTGCCGATGCTGCGACGCTGGACGCGATCGGGGCGCGGACCGAGGACGACGGGCTGATGCCACTGGTCAATGCCGTTCTCTCGGGCGAGGTCCAGCGGCTGCCGGGTGAGTTACGGCGAATGCGCGAACTGGGGCTGAACCCGGTCGGGCTGCTGCTAGCGGTTGAGCGGCGTGCAGCGCAATTGGCGCAACTGGCCGCCAAGCTGGGGCGCAGCGGCGACATCGAACGTTTTGTCGAGGCCGAGACCGCGGCCCGCCGGATCTTCTTCAAGGACAAGAGCGATATCTTGCGCCAGCTCCAGAAATGGCGCGGCCCCCGCCTCACCCGGCTGGTCGATAAGCTGGTCGGGCTGCACCGTGCCCTGCTAACCAACAGCCAGCAGGCCGAACTCCTGCTGGCCCAGGGCCTGACCGAGATCGCGCGCGTGGCTGCGCCCCGCAAATAG
- a CDS encoding polysaccharide biosynthesis/export family protein: protein MIRRRLCDLSMALCVVTALGAVAVPAAGRDNPLPSGAAAYDIIPVKAMDELVAQRIRTGDKLAISVFGESELSRTDYIVDSTGFVQFPLIGQVIAAGVSPEELRAEIARRLGTRFIRDPQVSVSITERARARFAVEGQVADPGVYEADATTTLLAAIAQAGSPNRVAKNSEVMVFRMVNGRRMGARFDIDQIRSGRADDPQIIGGDTVVVGYSGSKGFWRDVRETAPLLNLFYLVR from the coding sequence ATGATACGCAGGCGCCTGTGCGATCTGTCCATGGCGCTGTGCGTCGTCACGGCGCTGGGCGCTGTGGCGGTGCCGGCAGCAGGGCGTGACAATCCTCTACCATCCGGGGCAGCGGCCTATGATATCATCCCGGTCAAGGCGATGGATGAACTGGTTGCCCAGCGGATCCGCACGGGCGACAAGCTGGCCATCAGCGTGTTTGGTGAAAGCGAGCTTTCGCGCACCGACTATATCGTCGACAGCACCGGCTTTGTGCAGTTTCCGCTGATCGGGCAGGTTATTGCCGCTGGCGTCAGCCCGGAAGAATTGCGGGCCGAGATCGCTCGGCGGCTGGGTACCCGCTTCATCCGTGACCCACAGGTTTCCGTCAGCATCACCGAGCGTGCCCGGGCCCGCTTTGCTGTCGAGGGACAGGTTGCGGATCCCGGCGTCTACGAAGCCGATGCCACCACTACCCTGCTTGCGGCGATCGCCCAGGCCGGCAGTCCCAATCGCGTTGCCAAGAACAGCGAAGTGATGGTGTTCCGCATGGTCAATGGACGGCGCATGGGGGCGCGCTTTGACATCGACCAGATCCGCAGCGGCCGAGCCGACGATCCGCAGATCATTGGCGGTGACACGGTCGTGGTTGGCTATTCGGGTTCCAAGGGCTTCTGGCGCGATGTGCGCGAGACTGCGCCGCTGCTAAACCTCTTTTACCTGGTCCGCTGA
- a CDS encoding tetratricopeptide repeat protein, whose product MARPRTAGRRQAVLAAVSLMAAGYAGLSAALAFDRAAASAPETIARVPEPFRQQALASKSKALLLAGKPGPIAPLAQALVRRDPLGPQATGLLGTARLAQGDARGADVAFRTSAKLGWRDAATQVYWLQSALAAGDLNRAGTRFGAIARQWPEAPAIDQLSAQFEGNPRGQMLIAQQIASGANWARSYAQPQPGQSGDRLAGRATVLISSAGLGGRLGCDVITPMVVTLTSVQPELASRLWSSQCPRAAAPGQVNDASFEQTAAAGGKTAFEWQFPGHGALVADVVLTRSGQHVLRASSTAATLVPLAMQRIVLSPGAYRLTWREAASSPPGASRFAASLSCRPERILANPQGGKVDGGRGAVELDHAGGCAAPVLQLWLAPGAGEVSIDDIALTRR is encoded by the coding sequence ATGGCCCGACCGCGCACCGCTGGCAGGCGGCAGGCGGTCCTCGCTGCGGTTTCGCTTATGGCAGCAGGCTATGCCGGATTGAGCGCAGCCCTGGCGTTCGATCGTGCGGCGGCCAGCGCCCCGGAAACGATCGCCCGGGTGCCCGAGCCGTTCCGGCAGCAAGCACTTGCCAGTAAGAGCAAGGCATTGCTGCTGGCCGGCAAGCCCGGGCCGATCGCCCCGCTTGCCCAGGCTTTGGTCCGACGCGATCCGTTGGGGCCGCAGGCAACCGGTCTGCTGGGTACCGCACGGCTGGCGCAAGGCGATGCGCGCGGTGCCGACGTAGCCTTTCGCACGTCGGCCAAGCTTGGCTGGCGCGATGCAGCGACCCAGGTTTACTGGCTGCAGTCGGCGCTTGCTGCCGGTGATCTGAACCGCGCCGGTACCCGCTTTGGCGCGATCGCCCGCCAATGGCCCGAGGCCCCCGCGATCGATCAGCTTTCAGCGCAGTTTGAAGGCAACCCGCGCGGGCAAATGCTGATCGCCCAACAGATTGCCAGCGGCGCCAACTGGGCCCGCAGTTATGCTCAGCCGCAGCCTGGCCAATCAGGCGATAGGCTGGCCGGCCGGGCCACGGTACTGATCTCGTCAGCAGGGCTGGGTGGCAGGCTGGGCTGCGATGTCATTACCCCGATGGTGGTCACCCTGACCTCCGTCCAACCCGAGCTCGCCAGCCGCCTTTGGTCAAGCCAGTGCCCCCGTGCCGCTGCGCCCGGCCAGGTCAATGACGCCAGCTTTGAGCAAACCGCCGCAGCAGGCGGCAAGACCGCGTTTGAATGGCAGTTTCCAGGCCATGGCGCGCTGGTGGCAGATGTGGTTCTGACCCGGTCTGGCCAGCATGTTCTGCGCGCCAGCAGCACGGCTGCAACCCTCGTGCCGCTGGCGATGCAGCGGATCGTGCTGTCCCCAGGCGCCTATCGCCTGACCTGGCGCGAGGCGGCGAGCAGCCCGCCAGGCGCATCGCGCTTCGCCGCCAGCCTGAGTTGCCGGCCGGAGCGGATCCTGGCCAATCCGCAAGGCGGCAAGGTTGATGGCGGGCGCGGCGCGGTCGAGCTTGATCATGCCGGCGGCTGCGCCGCACCCGTGCTGCAGTTGTGGCTTGCCCCTGGCGCGGGCGAGGTCAGCATCGATGATATAGCCCTGACGCGGCGCTAG
- the lptE gene encoding LPS assembly lipoprotein LptE produces MKHFCILAGALLLSACGLQPMYAGGASGQVAQGLAAVEVPAIEGKAGWLVRNALVDRLGAAGRVTPRYRLDVRLDDKLEGLGLLSDDTIGRERRTLRARYQLVDTASGAIVLDATAGSDAGIDVVSSEYATIAAEQTALENLAKVVADKIVARLALQLREGQAGAQ; encoded by the coding sequence ATGAAGCATTTTTGCATCCTCGCCGGGGCGCTGTTGCTGTCTGCTTGCGGATTGCAGCCGATGTATGCCGGCGGGGCGAGCGGACAGGTGGCGCAGGGGCTGGCGGCAGTCGAGGTTCCCGCGATCGAGGGCAAGGCCGGCTGGCTGGTCCGCAACGCACTGGTTGACCGGCTCGGGGCGGCTGGCCGGGTAACTCCGCGCTACCGGCTCGACGTGCGGCTTGATGACAAGCTTGAAGGTCTCGGCCTGCTGTCCGACGATACCATCGGCCGCGAACGGCGCACCCTGCGCGCACGCTACCAGCTGGTCGATACCGCCAGCGGCGCGATCGTACTGGACGCCACTGCCGGGTCGGATGCGGGGATCGACGTGGTAAGTTCCGAATATGCGACGATTGCCGCAGAACAGACCGCGCTTGAAAACCTCGCCAAGGTAGTCGCGGACAAGATCGTCGCGCGCCTGGCGCTGCAATTGCGCGAAGGCCAAGCGGGCGCTCAGTGA
- a CDS encoding sugar transferase produces the protein MTAQSFTVPPSLERTRLRIYAIQLLLDGAMLLAGFALSTWLYLGSPTDDTVWGSAQLALPLYWTVALLNRTYSVQSLIAPEFGVQRASSALLLASLLVLLALFLARSSLNLSRFGYGLGCFAALFLMIWARYNLEPLVRSWVGARAINLLVIDDGGPPVDLTKCHRVDARALGLPPQLDDPHGLDRLAKLIGPMDRVIVTCPPERRRLWAMVLKGGHMRGEIVDTEVIDLGILGTSRSEGVGTLVVAAGPLGLRSRLLKRGFDLAITLPLLLVLAGPMLLVALAIRLEDGGPALFRQRRVGRNNRFFDIYKFRTMKVAQTDQAGARSASRDDDRVTRIGHWLRRTSIDELPQLLNVVKGEMSLVGPRPHALASQAGDKLFWEVDDRYWQRHALKPGMSGLAQVRGFRGETREESDLSQRLQADLEYQAGWTLWRDVVIILRTLQVVVHERAY, from the coding sequence ATGACGGCGCAATCGTTTACCGTTCCACCATCGCTGGAGCGGACGAGGCTGCGGATCTATGCCATTCAGCTGCTGCTGGACGGTGCCATGCTGCTGGCCGGCTTCGCCCTCTCGACCTGGCTCTACCTTGGCAGCCCGACGGATGACACCGTCTGGGGATCGGCGCAATTGGCCTTACCGCTGTACTGGACCGTCGCGCTGCTCAATCGGACTTATAGCGTCCAATCGCTGATCGCGCCGGAATTCGGGGTGCAGCGGGCTTCATCTGCATTGCTGCTGGCCAGCCTGCTGGTGCTGCTGGCGCTGTTCCTGGCGCGCAGCAGCCTCAATCTCTCGCGCTTCGGCTATGGCCTGGGGTGCTTTGCCGCCTTATTCCTGATGATCTGGGCACGCTACAATCTCGAGCCACTGGTGCGGAGCTGGGTTGGCGCGCGGGCGATCAACCTGCTGGTGATCGACGATGGCGGGCCGCCAGTTGACCTGACCAAGTGCCACCGGGTGGATGCGCGTGCCCTGGGTCTGCCGCCGCAACTCGACGATCCGCACGGTCTCGACCGCCTGGCCAAGCTAATCGGGCCGATGGACCGGGTGATCGTAACCTGTCCGCCTGAACGCCGCCGCCTGTGGGCGATGGTGCTGAAAGGCGGGCACATGCGCGGCGAGATCGTCGATACCGAGGTGATCGATCTGGGTATCCTGGGTACCAGCCGGAGCGAAGGGGTCGGCACGCTGGTGGTCGCGGCGGGTCCGCTCGGCCTGCGCTCGCGGCTGCTTAAGCGTGGGTTCGACTTGGCCATAACCTTGCCGCTGCTGCTGGTGCTGGCCGGACCAATGCTGCTGGTTGCCCTTGCCATCCGGCTCGAAGACGGCGGGCCGGCGCTGTTCCGGCAAAGGCGGGTCGGCCGCAACAACCGGTTCTTCGACATCTACAAGTTCCGCACCATGAAGGTGGCCCAAACCGACCAGGCAGGCGCCCGCTCGGCCAGCCGCGACGATGACCGGGTCACGCGGATCGGCCACTGGCTGCGCCGCACTTCGATCGACGAATTGCCGCAATTGCTTAACGTGGTGAAAGGCGAAATGAGCCTGGTCGGACCCCGTCCGCACGCCCTTGCCTCGCAGGCTGGCGACAAGCTGTTCTGGGAAGTCGATGACCGCTACTGGCAGCGCCACGCGCTCAAGCCGGGCATGAGCGGACTGGCACAGGTCCGGGGCTTTCGGGGTGAAACCCGCGAGGAATCCGATCTATCGCAGCGCCTGCAGGCCGATCTGGAATACCAGGCGGGCTGGACCCTGTGGCGCGATGTAGTGATCATCCTGCGCACCCTGCAGGTGGTCGTGCATGAACGGGCCTATTGA
- the leuS gene encoding leucine--tRNA ligase, which produces MTTQNQDSGRFDAARADSRWQQAWDERQTFRADDASNKPRSFVLEMFPYPSGRIHIGHVRNYTMGDVLARTKRMQGFEVLHPMGWDAFGMPAENAAMEKGVHPGGWTRDNIANMKAQLKRLGFALDWSRELATCEPDYYGQEQALFLDLYAAGLVYRKESAVNWDPVDMTVLANEQVIDGRGWRSGALVEKRKLNQWFLKITQFADDLLSGLGELQDWPEKVRLMQENWIGKSQGLRCTFRFVDSPDGIEVYTTRPDTMFGASFVAIAADHPFAQAIAATSPELAAFIAECKQGGTTAAELETAEKKGFFTGYSVEHPLKKSWHLPVYVANFVLMDYGTGAVFGCPAHDQRDLDFARKYELPVTRVVSDGDQTDAEFDGDEAYTGPGRIVNSEWLDGMTIDEAKAAIIAKAAHEGWGQGETQYRLRDWGVSRQRYWGTPIPFIHCGDCGVVPVPKDQLPVTLPEDVSFEVPGNPLLRHPTWKHTPCPKCGKPAERETDTLDTFVDSSWYFLRFASQPGDKPFDPEVIKQWLPVEQYIGGIEHAILHLLYARFWTRALNHIGLIDVKEPFASLFTQGMVTHETYSRIDPANGQPVYFSPAEVERGGENATLKADGQPVEIGRVIKMSKSKKNVVDPDDIIAQYGADAVRWFMLSDSPPERDLPWSEAGIEGCARFVQRLWRLFGQYDAAATGEDKALDRKAHQTVHAATQDIAALGFNKAVARIYELTGATEKAAPSASRSAAIRTLLLLVSPMMPHLAEEAWAAIGGEGLVADAAWPAVDPALLVEDEVTIAIQVLGKLRDTITVAKGLPREELEALALASDKVQRALDGKAVKKVIVVPDRLVNLVA; this is translated from the coding sequence ATGACTACCCAGAACCAAGATTCCGGCCGCTTCGATGCGGCGCGCGCCGATTCGCGCTGGCAGCAAGCGTGGGACGAACGCCAGACCTTCCGCGCCGACGATGCGAGCAACAAGCCGCGCTCCTTCGTGCTGGAGATGTTCCCCTACCCGTCGGGCCGGATCCACATTGGCCACGTACGCAATTACACGATGGGTGACGTGCTGGCCCGGACCAAGCGGATGCAGGGCTTCGAAGTGCTCCACCCGATGGGCTGGGATGCCTTCGGCATGCCGGCCGAGAATGCGGCCATGGAAAAGGGCGTCCACCCCGGCGGCTGGACCCGCGACAATATCGCCAACATGAAGGCCCAGTTGAAGCGCCTGGGCTTTGCGCTCGACTGGAGCCGCGAACTGGCGACCTGCGAGCCGGACTACTACGGCCAGGAACAGGCGCTGTTCCTTGATCTCTATGCCGCTGGCCTGGTCTACCGCAAGGAATCGGCGGTCAACTGGGACCCGGTCGACATGACCGTGCTCGCCAACGAACAGGTGATCGACGGACGCGGCTGGCGCAGCGGCGCGCTGGTCGAAAAGCGCAAGCTCAACCAGTGGTTCCTCAAGATCACGCAGTTTGCCGATGATCTGCTGTCCGGTCTGGGCGAGCTCCAGGACTGGCCGGAAAAGGTCAGGCTGATGCAGGAGAACTGGATCGGCAAGAGCCAGGGCCTGCGCTGTACCTTCCGCTTTGTCGACAGTCCGGACGGCATCGAAGTCTATACCACCCGGCCCGACACGATGTTCGGGGCGAGCTTCGTCGCGATCGCGGCGGACCATCCGTTTGCGCAAGCGATCGCAGCCACCTCGCCCGAGCTGGCGGCGTTCATTGCCGAATGCAAGCAGGGCGGGACCACTGCAGCTGAGCTGGAGACGGCCGAGAAGAAGGGCTTCTTCACCGGCTATTCGGTCGAGCATCCGCTCAAGAAGTCATGGCACCTGCCGGTCTATGTCGCGAACTTTGTGCTGATGGACTATGGCACCGGCGCGGTCTTCGGCTGCCCCGCGCATGACCAGCGCGACCTGGACTTTGCCCGCAAGTATGAGCTGCCGGTAACCCGCGTGGTCAGCGATGGCGACCAGACCGACGCCGAGTTCGACGGCGACGAGGCCTACACAGGTCCGGGCCGGATCGTGAATTCCGAATGGCTCGACGGCATGACCATCGATGAGGCCAAGGCCGCGATCATCGCCAAGGCCGCGCACGAAGGCTGGGGCCAGGGCGAAACGCAGTACCGCCTGCGCGACTGGGGCGTATCGCGCCAGCGCTATTGGGGAACGCCGATCCCGTTCATCCATTGCGGCGATTGCGGCGTCGTGCCGGTACCCAAGGACCAGCTGCCGGTTACGTTGCCCGAGGATGTTAGCTTCGAGGTGCCCGGCAACCCGCTGCTGCGCCATCCGACCTGGAAGCACACCCCCTGCCCCAAGTGCGGCAAGCCGGCCGAGCGCGAGACCGATACGCTCGATACCTTTGTCGACTCCTCGTGGTACTTCCTGCGCTTTGCCAGCCAGCCGGGCGACAAGCCGTTCGATCCGGAAGTGATCAAGCAGTGGCTACCAGTCGAGCAGTACATCGGCGGGATCGAGCATGCGATCCTCCACCTGCTTTACGCCCGCTTCTGGACCCGCGCGCTCAATCACATTGGCCTGATCGACGTGAAGGAGCCCTTTGCCAGCCTGTTCACGCAAGGCATGGTGACGCACGAGACCTATTCGCGGATCGATCCCGCCAATGGCCAGCCGGTCTACTTCAGCCCGGCCGAGGTCGAGCGCGGCGGCGAGAACGCCACGCTCAAGGCTGATGGCCAGCCAGTCGAGATCGGCCGCGTCATCAAGATGTCGAAGAGCAAGAAGAATGTCGTCGATCCGGACGACATCATTGCGCAGTACGGTGCCGACGCGGTGCGCTGGTTCATGCTCTCCGACAGCCCGCCGGAGCGCGACCTGCCCTGGTCCGAAGCCGGGATTGAGGGCTGCGCGCGCTTCGTCCAGCGGCTGTGGCGCCTGTTCGGCCAGTACGATGCCGCTGCAACCGGCGAGGACAAGGCGCTAGATCGCAAGGCCCATCAGACTGTTCATGCCGCAACACAGGACATCGCGGCACTCGGCTTCAACAAGGCCGTGGCGCGGATCTACGAGCTGACCGGGGCGACCGAAAAGGCCGCGCCCAGCGCCAGCCGCTCGGCTGCGATCCGCACGCTGTTGCTGCTGGTTTCGCCGATGATGCCGCACCTGGCCGAGGAAGCCTGGGCCGCGATTGGCGGGGAAGGCCTGGTCGCCGATGCCGCCTGGCCAGCGGTCGATCCGGCCCTGCTGGTCGAGGACGAAGTGACCATCGCGATCCAGGTGCTGGGCAAGCTGCGCGATACGATCACCGTCGCCAAGGGCCTGCCGCGCGAGGAGCTGGAGGCGCTTGCGCTGGCCAGCGACAAGGTGCAGCGTGCACTCGATGGCAAGGCAGTGAAGAAGGTGATCGTGGTGCCCGACCGGCTGGTCAATCTCGTCGCATGA